The following proteins are encoded in a genomic region of Chelmon rostratus isolate fCheRos1 chromosome 3, fCheRos1.pri, whole genome shotgun sequence:
- the commd1 gene encoding COMM domain-containing protein 1: MADVEATKSLSGLLNGIAQKVYYNNSDITEELLKNELYPDLSQEEFKALYEKMKGLLKSIATADMDHAQLEAFLTAQTKRHGGGGATAEQAAALSRFWKSQRARVRESLLAQSRWEPGLRGLSWRVDLQTAASRGDAAHSGPVALVELELGRAGQDSEFVCLEFDEARVNQVLKKMADIQESIDSIVHHT, encoded by the exons ATGGCGGACGTAGAAGCAACGAAGTCTCTGAGCGGACTGTTGAATGGAATAGCTCAAAAAGTATATTATAACAACAGCGAcatcacagaggagctgctgaaaaATGAGTTATACCCCGACCTGTCGCAGGAGGAGTTCAAAGCTTTAtatgagaaaatgaaaggatTGCTAAAG TCTATTGCCACAGCAGACATGGACCATGCCCAGCTGGAGGCCTTCCTCACAGCCCAGACTAAGAGGCATGGCGGCGGTGGGGCGACTGCCGAACAGGCCGCCGCGCTCTCTCGCTTCTGGAAGAGCCAGCGAGCCCGGGTGAGGGAGAGCTTGCTGGCTCAGAGCCGCTGGGAGCCTGGCCTCAGGGGCCTCTCTTGGAGGGTGGACCTCCAGACTGCAGCTAGCCGGGGGGATGCAGCCCATAGTGGCCCAGTTGCCctggtggagctggagctgggcAGAGCCGGACAG gactcagagtttgtgtgtctggagtTTGACGAAGCCAGAGTGAACCAGGTGCTGAAGAAGATGGCTGATATCCAGGAG
- the LOC121604470 gene encoding uncharacterized protein LOC121604470, protein MAGLCWMAVVLAFFLSAGNSLAAVDDKWLTSIVEGIKKEYALGDTFSLAVNVPQNEEPNNLQQVFEDDPADKVKQTVSKGLVYQGTRVVAAAQSGAVSRVLQNMKPLTENSQGNFLIIYSEESSRGATTYANKDGITSKINDVIQNWSGYAFVFSRKVDVPGADTSQMPESFKKLGISKLGLDNIFRCYKPVDDPFQCTSCSGSTPSCVANKATSNEEQGQGVEISTVSPTGKDTGKQIAPGEEMGVNGCGKGGKVRGQCKRRGGSRHGKGGKIGRQCKRRGGCKRRGGRRLGKGGKVGKGQKQRRGGKGRRQAKRQGGYRGKPKRRGMGRRRSKYRITGRRRSKGRGRRRNVWGLQ, encoded by the exons ATGGCTGGCCTGTGCTGGATGGCTGTGGTGCTGGccttcttcctgtctgctggAAACAGTTTGGCTGCTGTGGATGACAAATGGCTCACAAGTATTGTAGAAGGCATCAAGAAAGA GTATGCACTTGGTGACACCTTCAGTCTGGCTGTAAATGTCCCACAGAACGAAGAACCGAATAATCTTCAGCAAGTCTTTGAGGATGACCCAGcagacaaagtgaaacaaactgtttcaaAGGGCCTAGTGTACCAGGGAACCAGGGTGGTAGCAGCAGCACAATCAGGGGCTGTGTCACGTGTTCTACAAAACATGAAACCcttaactgaaaacagtcaaGGTAATTTCCTCATCATCTACTCTGAAGAATCCTCCCGTGGTGCAACAACATATGCAAATAAGGATGGTATAACTAGTAAGATAAATGATGTCATTCAGAACTGGAGTGGttatgcatttgtgttttctaGAAAAGTCGATGTTCCTGGTGCAGACACGTCTCAAATGCCTGAATCCTTTAAAAAACTTGGGATTTCTAAACTTGGGCTTGACAACATATTCCGTTGTTATAAACCTGTCGATGATCCTTTTCAGTGCACCAGCTGCTCAGGTAGTACACCCTCATGTGTTGCAAACAAAGCGACATCAAATGAAGAACAAGGACAGGGCGTGGAAATAAGTACAGTCTCACCAACAGGCAAAGACACAGGCAAACAAATAGCACCTGGCGAAGAAATGGGTGTAAATGGGTGTGGAAAAGGGGGCAAGGTGAGAGGACAATGCAAGCGTAGAGGAGGCAGCAGGCATGGAAAAGGTGGCAAGATTGGAAGACAATGTAAGCGTAGAGGAGGTTGTAagcgcagaggaggaagaaggctTGGAAAAGGTGGCAAGGTTGGAAAAGGGCAAAAGCAAAGAAGAGGAGGCAAGGGCAGAAGACAAGCTAAGCGTCAAGGAGGGTACAGAGGCAAACCTAAAAGACGGGGCATGGGTAGAAGACGCAGCAAATATAGAATAACAGGTAGACGTAGGAGCAAGGGCAGAGGTAGGCGTAGAAATGTTTGGGGACTGCAATAA
- the LOC121604271 gene encoding uncharacterized protein LOC121604271 — protein sequence MAGLCRMTLTLVLLLSAGKSLAGVDKNHLARIVNEMLYRYRPSYVANGGQRRRPMFSLAVTIPYDSESQMYDTSQVTDTADDVRDEILKCEVYTGRRVVAATVLRWPDVVDQCPNGRVQWRHVLTNCGQTSMTWGDVKQQCPSAVREGTADHAEYRTLQHLNTLVENLNENDLLLFYVLSSPCVKRCTSESSHWNILNSINQILKWKNYAVVFSKVFKPRKGAPIPEQELRGALERLGTHRGSLGSIGLSNIFRCDGQPAVQCTSCSNGNQVARYCVSGNSEPSYMYPQQGRSDSPSQSGRGDRGEQGRGQGSTSRGKVRKVGGRRVGKKQRDAGYRQKSEQSQSKKQIPSNMRKETQSRGTRQWREEVQRWASRQSNKRQRSKSRGRSGEMRRADQLQKRWKKKKRG from the exons ATGGCTGGCTTGTGCCGAATGACCCTAACACTGGTCCTGTTGCTGTCTGCTGGAAAGAGTTTGGCTGGTGTGGACAAAAACCACCTGGCAAGAATTGTAAATGAGATGTTGTACAG GTATAGACCAAGCTACGTGGCCAatgggggtcaaag AAGACGCCCAATGTTCAGTTTGGCAGTAACCATCCCGTACGACAGTGAAAGCCAAATGTATGATACCAGTCAAGTGACTGACACTGCTGACGACGTGAGGGATGAGATCCTAAAATGTGAAGTGTACACTGGAAGGAGGGTGGTTGCAGCCACAGTTCTTAGATGGCCCGATGTTGTGGATCAGTGTCCTAATGGGCGAGTGCAATGGCGTCATGTTCTGACAAATTGTGGTCAAACGTCCATGACATGGGGTGATGTTAAGCAACAGTGCCCTTCTGCAGTTCGCGAGGGAACAGCTGATCATGCAGAGTACCGTACTCTGCAGCACCTTAACACTTTGGTCgaaaatctaaatgaaaacGACCTCTTGCTTTTCTATGTTTTATCTTCCCCATGTGTTAAAAGATGTACAAGTGAATCAAGCCACTGGAACATTCTCAATAGCATTAATCAGATTTTGAAATGGAAGAACtatgctgttgtgttttccaaAGTATTCAAGCCACGTAAAGGTGCACCCATACCTGAGCAGGAGCTACGTGGAGCCCTTGAGCGGCTTGGGACGCACAGGGGTTCCCTTGGATCAATTGGTCTGAGCAACATATTCCGTTGTGACGGACAGCCTGCAGTGCAGTGCACAAGCTGCTCTAATGGTAATCAAGTTGCCCGCTATTGTGTTTCAGGCAATTCAGAACCTTCCTACATGTATCCTCAACAAGGCAGAAGTGATTCCCCCTCACAAAGTGGTCGGGGTGACAGAGGCGAACAAGGTAGAGGTCAAGGCAGCACTAGCAGAGGCAAAGTCAGAAAAGTGGGTGGACGCAGagtaggaaaaaaacaaagagatgcagGGTACAGGCAGAAGAGTGAGCAGTCGCAGAGTAAGAAGCAAATCCCGTCAAATATGAGGaaggaaacacagagcagagggacAAGACAATGGAGAGAGGAGGTACAGCGGTGGGCTTCAAGGCAGAGTAACAAGAGGCAGAGGAGTAAGAGTAGGGGTCGAAGTGGAGAAATGAGGAGGGCTGATCAGCTGCAGAAgaggtggaaaaagaagaagagggggtAA
- the si:dkey-96g2.1 gene encoding uncharacterized protein si:dkey-96g2.1 translates to MAGLCWMAVMLVIVLSTENSLAAVNQNRLANIVNGILREYRINSMFSLAVRVPDDQSREINDILKQVFQSDPVEDVRNTLNRDEVYIGSRVVAARVLKRTEGADHAESRVVGYLDHLLKRRNKNDHDLLLFYVYASPCVEKCTNNKHPENILQKINHIQKWDSYAFVFSKIFKPRFGTPNTEEELSGALQRLGSKIGLGNIFRCDGQDGKTQCISCSSNNQVTHACVSDRSGWQWKRRGLVQRLW, encoded by the exons ATGGCTGGCCTCTGCTGGATGGCTGTGATGCTGGTCATCGTCCTGTCTACTGAAAACAGTTTGGCTGCTGTGAACCAGAACAGGCTTGCAAATATTGTAAATGGCATCTTGAGAGA gTACAGAATAAACAGCATGTTCAGTCTGGCTGTCAGAGTCCCAGACGACCAGAGCCGGGAAATTAATGATATCCTTAAGCAAGTCTTTCAAAGCGATCCTGTTGAAGATGTGAGGAATACACTCAACAGAGATGAGGTGTACATCGGCAGCAGGGTGGTTGCAGCCAGGGTTCTGAAACGGACCGAAGGAGCTGATCATGCAGAGTCACGAGTTGTTGGCTACTTGGACCACTTGCTCAAAAGGCGTAATAAGAATGATCatgatttgttgcttttctatGTTTATGCCTCCCCATGTGttgaaaaatgtacaaataacaAACATCCTGAGAACATCCTCCAAAAGATAAATCACATTCAGAAATGGGATAGttatgcttttgtgttttctaaaaTATTCAAGCCCCGCTTTGGTACGCCCAATACTGAGGAAGAACTGAGTGGAGCCCTTCAGCGACTCGGATCTAAAATTGGTCTAGGCAACATATTCCGTTGTGACGGACAAGATGGTAAGACGCAGTGCATCAGCTGCTCCAGTAATAATCAAGTTACACATGCTTGTGTTTCAGATAGGTCAGGGTGGcagtggaagaggagggggcttgTGCAGAGGTTGTGGTGA